The DNA window ACTCTCCTTTACCACATCCTAATTCTAATACCAACGGATTTGAATTCTTGAAAAATTTAGATGTCCAGTGTCCTTTATATTCAAAATTATTGGTTACCAATTCATCTCGCGATGGCTGAATCACATTAGCAAACGTTGCGTTTTCATTAAAACGCTTTAATTTATTTTTACTTCCCACAATTAATTTAATATTTAGACAAAATTAAGGAAACATATTAGTTTATCTTTGTTTTTATCTGTCATGTTTAAAATAGAATAGCATTGATTTACCAAAACAAATTCTGCACATGCAATATCAACCAAAAAAGCGAATATTAGTAGCGCCATTAAATTGGGGTTTAGGACATGCTACCAGATGCATTCCGTTAATACGTGCTTTGCTAACAAATAATTTTGAAGTTGTCATTGCAAGTGACGGAATTGCCTTAAAATTATTACAAAAAGAATTCCCGAAACTAGAATCTATTGAATTGCCTTCATACAATATATCGTATGCAAAAAATGGACAGTTCTTCAAATTAAAGATGCTTCAGAATTCTCCAAAACTAATCCAAGCCATTAAAGCCGAAAAGAAGGCAACTAAAACTATTATTAAAGATTATCGCATAGATGGTATACTTTCAGATAACAGATTAGGTGTTCATAGTAAACTTATTCCTTGTGTTTTTATGACACATCAACTAAAAGTGTTAAGCGGAAATACAACGTGGTTAAGCACAAAAATGCATCAAAAAATAATTAAACGTTTTGATGAATGTTGGGTACCTGACACTATTGGTCTAGATAATTTAAGTGGAAAACTTGGTCATACAGACGTATTTGATATTCCTATAAAATATATTGGACCACTTAGTCGCTTCAAAAAAACAGATTGTAAAATAAAATATGACCTTATGGTTTTACTTTCTGGACCAGAACCGCAACGCACACTTCTACAAGATTTACTATTAAAAGAACTAAATACTTATAAAAGGAAAGTTTTATTTGTAAAAGGCATTGTTGATGGTGAACAAAAACCATCTATTAAAGATCACATAACAAGTTATAATTTTATGACTAGCGAAGCTTTAGAACACGCAATAAATGAAAGTGACATTGTGTTATCTAGATCTGGCTATACAACAGTTATGGATTTAGCCAAACTTGAAAAAAAAGCATTTTTTATTCCTACTCCTGGTCAATTTGAACAGGAATACCTTGCAGAACGATTAACAAAACTTGGATATGTACCAAGTTGCAAACAAAAGGAATTTAAAATTGAAATGCTTAATTCTATTGAAGGTTTTAGTGGTATAAAAACCACAAATTACAATACGAATTACAAAAAATTATTCCGACTTTTCAAGGGTAAATGAAAACTCACTTCCAACACCTAAATCACTTTCGACATAGATTTTCTCATCATGAGCTTCAATAATGTGTTTAACGATTGAAAGTCCGAGACCAGAACCTCCTTCTTTACGAGAACCACTTTTATCAACTCTAAAAAATCGCTCAAAAAGTCGTGTCAGGTTTTCTTTAGAGATTC is part of the Psychroserpens ponticola genome and encodes:
- a CDS encoding glycosyltransferase, whose translation is MQYQPKKRILVAPLNWGLGHATRCIPLIRALLTNNFEVVIASDGIALKLLQKEFPKLESIELPSYNISYAKNGQFFKLKMLQNSPKLIQAIKAEKKATKTIIKDYRIDGILSDNRLGVHSKLIPCVFMTHQLKVLSGNTTWLSTKMHQKIIKRFDECWVPDTIGLDNLSGKLGHTDVFDIPIKYIGPLSRFKKTDCKIKYDLMVLLSGPEPQRTLLQDLLLKELNTYKRKVLFVKGIVDGEQKPSIKDHITSYNFMTSEALEHAINESDIVLSRSGYTTVMDLAKLEKKAFFIPTPGQFEQEYLAERLTKLGYVPSCKQKEFKIEMLNSIEGFSGIKTTNYNTNYKKLFRLFKGK